The Miscanthus floridulus cultivar M001 chromosome 17, ASM1932011v1, whole genome shotgun sequence genome has a window encoding:
- the LOC136516777 gene encoding probable serine/threonine-protein kinase PBL7, whose protein sequence is MGLLSSANRCCCKNILSCNLLRCACCCSWIRSVCGRRTSKATQEASDTNRKTKRKWVRGFCGGAVREAEEPLTTEAKKRKNTTMIPEQEKCKWTKKIRRKKKRKNEQNGLATLVKEISLSNSPKHRAAAGEILRIGNHNIPSRVFTFRELVDATDSLSPENLLGEGGFGRVYKGCIPDTMEVIAVKQLDKEGLQGNREFLVEVLMLSLLHHPNLVTLVGYSTDCDQRILVYEYMPLGSLQDHLLDLTPNSQPLSWHTRMKIAVGAARGIEYLHEVANPPVIYRDLKASNILLDGSFNAKLSDFGLAKLGPSGDKSHVSTRVMGTYGYCAPEYAMTGKLTKTSDIYSFGVVLLELITGRRAIDTTKPTREQILVHWAAPFFRDKRKFVKMADPLLDKKFPLKGLYQALAISSMCLQEEASSRPLISDVVTALTFLADPNYDPPDDIKDPLPITVPNIGIETNQNETEGGKEQLQQNEEDSHERKNEEDSQERKNEEDSHERKNEEDS, encoded by the exons ATGGGGCTGTTGAGCTCCGCTAACAGATGTTGTTGCAAGAACATCCTGAGCTGCAACCTACTCAGATGTGCGTGCTgctgctcgtggatccgctctGTCTGCGGCAGGAGAACGAGCAAGGCCACGCAAGAGGCATCGGACACAAATAGGAAAACGAAGAGAAAGTGGGTCCGCGGCTTTTGTGGTGGGGCGGTGCGAGAAGCAGAGGAACCGTTAACAACAGAGGCAAAGAAGAGGAAGAATACGACGATGATCCCCGAGCAAGAGAAGTGCAAGTGGACAAAGAAGATACGGAggaaaaagaagaggaagaatgaACAGAACGGATTGGCAACCCTAGTCAAGGAAATTTCGCTCTCAA ACAGTCCCAAGCACAGGGCAGCAGCAGGGGAGATACTACGGATCGGCAACCATAACATTCCTAGTAGGGTGTTTACATTTCGTGAACTGGTCGATGCCACCGATTCTTTGAGCCCAGAAAACTTGCTGGGTGAAGGCGGCTTTGGAAGGGTGTACAAAGGATGCATTCCAGACACTATGGAA GTCATAGCAGTTAAGCAGCTTGACAAAGAAGGGTTGCAAGGAAACCGTGAGTTCCTCGTCGAGGTACTGATGCTTAGCCTACTGCATCATCCAAACCTAGTTACCTTGGTTGGGTACAGCACCGATTGTGACCAGAGGATCCTAGTGTATGAGTACATGCCACTCGGTTCATTGCAAGATCATCTCCTCG ATCTCACTCCAAATTCTCAGCCACTATCCTGGCACACTCGGATGAAGATTGCAGTTGGTGCAGCTAGAGGCATTGAGTACTTGCATGAGGTAGCCAACCCGCCAGTGATCTACCGTGATCTCAAGGCATCCAACATTCTCTTGGATGGAAGCTTCAATGCAAAGTTATCGGACTTTGGTCTGGCGAAGCTTGGTCCAAGCGGTGACAAAAGCCATGTCAGCACAAGGGTGATGGGCACATATGGCTATTGTGCTCCTGAGTATGCCATGACCGGCAAGCTAACAAAGACATCTGACATCTATAGCTTTGGCGTAGTTCTCTTAGAGCTCATCACTGGGAGGCGAGCAATCGACACCACAAAACCAACTCGCGAGCAGATTCTTGTTCATTGG GCAGCACCATTCTTCAGGGATAAAAGGAAGTTTGTGAAGATGGCCGACCCATTGCTTGACAAGAAGTTTCCTCTGAAAGGTCTATACCAGGCACTCGCAATCTCATCGATGTGCTTACAAGAAGAAGCAAGCAGTCGGCCACTGATCAGTGATGTTGTGACCGCCCTTACATTTCTTGCTGATCCAAACTATGATCCTCCAGATGACATCAAAGATCCTCTGCCCATAACAGTTCCAAACATAGGCATAGAAACTAACCAAAACGAAACTGAAGGAGGTAAAGAACAATTACAGCAAAATGAAGAAGATAGCCATGAGAGAAAAAATGAAGAAGATAGCCAAGAGAGAAAAAATGAAGAAGATAGCCATGAGAGAAAAAATGAAGAAGATAGCTGA